The genomic DNA CTCGGTGATCTTCGACCTCGGCGGCGATTCGCTCGTCCGGATTCCCACGCTCGAGCCGCTGCGTGGAAGCAAGGCGCATGTCGGCGCCCTGCTGGACTCCGTGGACAGCGCCGCGGAACTCGTCGAGCAACTCACGAACTGACGATCTCGACCGGTGAGCTATCCCGGGCATTCCGGGTGCCGACCGGTAGTGTGGAAGAACCGGTTGGGCGGTTAGCCCGACCGATCACAATTGCAGGAGGCAGCGATGGCTCAAGAGCAGACCAAGCGTGGCGGTGGCAGCGGCGAGGATGACGACCTCCCGGGTGCATCGGCCGCCGGCCAGGAGCGTCGCGAAAAGCTGGCCGAAGAGACCGACGACCTGCTCGACGAGATCGACGACGTGCTTGAAGAGAACGCAGAAGACTTCGTCCGCGCGTACGTCCAAAAGGGCGGCCAGTGACCTGGCACGAAAATCTGCCTCTGTCCCAACCAACACTCTCCGGTACCCCCTCTGTAGCCATGGATCTGTCGTCTTTCTCTGAGCTGTTGCGTCGGCAGGCCCCCGAGCTGTTGCCCGTCAACCGGATCGCCGACAGCGCGATCAACGCGACCAACGCGGTGCCGCACGGAACGACCATCGTGGCGATCAAGTACCCCGGCGGGGTGCTGATCGCCGGCGATCGTCGCTCCACGCAGGGCAACATGATCGCCGGGCGCGATGTGCAGAAGGTGTACATCACCGACGAGTACACGGCGACGGGCATCGCGGGTACCGCGGCCATCGCCGTGGAGTTCGCCCGGCTCTATGCCGTGGAGCTGGAGCACTACGAGAAGGTCGAAGGGGTGCCGCTGACGTTCCGCGGCAAGGTGAACCGGCTGGCCATCATGGTGCGGGGCAATCTCGGTGCCGCACTGCAGGGTTTCGTCGCGCTGCCGCTTTTGGTGGGTTTTGATGTTGATGCCGCCGATTCGGAGAACGCCGGGCGCATCGTGTCCTTCGACGCCGCAGGCGGGTGGAACATCGAGGAAGAGGGCTACCAATCGGTGGGCTCGGGCTCGATCTTCGCCAAGTCCTCGATCAAGAAGCTGTATTCGCAAGCGGTCGACGCGGATTCGGCGCTGAAGGTGGCCATCGAGGCGCTCTATGACGCCGCCGACGACGACTCCGCCACCGGCGGACCCGATTTGGTACGCGGCATCTATCCGACCGCGGTGACTCTCGGCGCCGGTGGGGCCGAGGAGATCACCGAGGAACGCATCGCCGAGCTGGCCCGTGAGGTCATCGCGCGCCGGACCCGGACAGGCGGTGAGGGGTAAATGAGCTTCCCGTACTTCATCTCGCCTGAGCAGGCGATGCGTGAGCGCTCCGAACTGGCGCGCAAGGGCATCTCCCGCGGCCGCAGCGTTGTGGCGTTGGCGTACGACAGCGGCGTGCTCTTCGTCGCGGAGAACCCGTCGCGCTCCTTGCAGAAGGTCAGCGAGCTCTACGACCGGGTCGGCTTCGCCGCCGTCGGCCGGTTCAACGAGTTCGACAACCTGCGGCGCGGCGGCATCCAGTTCGCTGACACCCGCGGCTACGCCTACGACCGTCGGGACGTGACCGGCCGCCAGCTGGCCAACGTCTACGCGCAGACACTCGGCACGATCTTCACCGAACAGGCAAAGCCCTACGAGGTTGAGCTGTGCGTGGCCGAGGTCGCACACTTCGGCGAGACGAAGGCCCCCGAGCTGTACCGGATCACCTATGACGGGTCGATCGCCGACGAGCCGCACTTCGTCGTGATGGGCGGCACCACGGAGCCGATCATCGCTGCGCTGGGGGAGTCCTACACCGAGAACGCCGATCTGGCCGCTGCGGTCAAGATTGCGGTGGAGGCGCTGGGCGCGAGCGGTAATGGATCCGAGGCACGCACGCTGGGTCCGTCGACACTCGAAGTCGCGGTGCTCGACGCCACCCGCCCGCGGCGGTGTTTCCGCCGGATCACCGGAGCCGCACTGGAAGCGCTTCTGCCCGAGGCGGTTTCGGACAAGCCGGCCGATGAAGAGTCGTCGGCGAAGCCGAAGAAGTCAGCAAAGTAGGTTGATCACCGCCCGTCGGTGTCCTCGGGACGCCAGCCGACGTAGGTGAACCACAGTCCCATCGCGGTCAGCAGTAGGAAGAAGCAACGGGCGGCGATGAGCAGCCCGGCGCTGGTCACGGTCGCGTCGGCGCCGGACTCAATGGCCGACGGGATGGCCATCATGGCGGCCCCGCGCAATGCGACGAACCAGCCGAACAGTGAGATCAGCACCGCGGTCACGCTGTGCCAGTACTGGTGGAAGGCGATCACGACCAGCCCCATCAGCAGCATGGCGGCCCCGAGGATCCAGGGCAGGGTTCCGCTGGTGAACAGGTCACTGAGCAGGTCGCCAAGGCTGGGCAGCCGGATCGCGATGATCAACGTGGCGATGGCGACGAAGGGGCCGAGGACCCGGGCGAACGCGCGGGTGCGCTGCCGGGCCTGCGGTGTGGGTTGCGGCATGTGCGGCGCATGAGGCCGCAGGCATCATCACCGGAATGGGGCTACACCTGGCTGATGCGTTCATCGACGCGATTGAGGCCGACGGCGCCACGGGTTCCGATATCAGTGGGCCAAATGCCCAAAAGGTGGTGGGTGCCTATCTGCAGGCATTCGAACGCATCCTCGGCGTCCCCGCCGGGGCGCTGGACGACCCAACGCTGTCAGGTCAGGGGGAAACGTAGCTTCGCGACGGCGGTCTGGTTCCAGATGCCGGCGCTGATCTCGTCGGCCCGCACGGCGTAGGCCGCACCGCCGTTGTCGAGGACCGTCACCGCGACGCGGGACAGGACGTCATAGCCGGAATCGTCGTAATGCAGCGCTCCGGTGGCTGCCTCGATCCGGCCCACCACATCGACGGTGAAGTTGTACACCAGCGTGTCCACCGCCCCGGCCGTCGCGGCCCGGGTGATATCGCCGAGATCGGTGGCCACCAGACCCTTGCTGATGTCGTTGCCCAACTCGTCGACCCAGGCGCTGGCCTGCTCGGCGTTGAGGGCGGGCAGCGACTCACGGATGGCGCCGTCGATCTGATCGGGCCGCAGCTGGTCTGCCGCGCCGGGAACGGCCACGATCCGGCGTTTGTGATCGAGGCGGCGGTACATGTCGAGCAGCGGGTCCGTGGCGAACAGGTACAGCGGCCGCGTCGACGACGGATCGAGCTGTCCCAGTTCGCCGTCCACCGCATCGGCGATCCGCTTGGCGTACTGCTCGAGCAACACCTTCTTGCCCTCGTCACCGACCAGGCGCCGCACATGACCCCGGTCGCGCACAGTGGCGCGGTTGGTCGCATCGGCGACGTCGACGGCGTACTCGCCGGTGAGCTCCAACTCCTCGGCCCGTGTACTCGCGGTCGCCTGCCACAGGTTCCAGCCGTCGGCGGACAGCGTCAGCGCGTAGGCCTCCTGAGGCGTGGTGACCGCCCGCACCAACTGGCCGATGCCGAAGTAACTGCCCACCTGCAGCTGGCTGTCCAGAGCGTTGGGCAGGACGTAGGCCTCGTGGAAGTCATCGGCGATGAAGATGGCCACCGAACGGGACAGGCTCAGCCACAGTTCCGATTCGGCAATCTCATTCCAGCGTGATCGCAGCTGTTCCTCCACGGCATGCCGCGCCCCGGATTCGCGGATCGTGCGCAGGGCCCGGTCCACCGCGCTCTTCGCCGTCAGCACGCTCTTCTCCCGCTCGTCCGGTCCCGGTGCGGTTTCCGCGTAGACCGTGATGGCGTTCTCGTGGGGCTCGCCAAGGCGGATCAGGTCGGCAACATCGGGCAGTTCATAGCGGGGCATCACCACTCCTTTGTCTGGGCTCTTCTCCAACCCTATGCCTGCGAGGGGCGCTGACCAGGGTCAAAAGTCCTAGAAGGCGGCACCACGAACACGATGGACGAGCTTGCCCACCGTTACCGTCAGGCACCCCGTAAGCTCGATGGCGTGCAGCGACGAATCATGGGCATCGAGACGGAATTCGGTGTGACCTGCACGTTCCACGGCCATCGCCGGCTCAGTCCCGACGAGGTGGCCCGCTATCTGTTCCGGCGGGTCGTGTCGTGGGGCCGCAGTTCCAACGTGTTCCTTCGCAATGGCGCCCGGTTGTATCTGGATGTGGGCAGCCACCCGGAGTATGCGACCGCCGAGTGCGACAACCTGACCCAGCTGGTCACCCACGACAGGGCAGGCGAGCGCGTCCTTGAGGACCTGCTGATCGATGCTGAGCAGCGGCTCGCCGACGAGGGCATCGGCGGCGACATCTACCTGTTCAAGAACAACACCGATTCCGCGGGCAACTCCTACGGCTGCCACGAGAACTATCTGATCGTGCGGGCCGGTGAGTTCTCCCGGATCTCCGACGTGCTGCTGCCGTTCCTCGTCACCCGCCAACTCATCTGCGGTGCGGGCAAGGTGCTGCAGACGCCGAAGGCCGCCGCCTTCTGCCTGAGCCAGCGCGCCGAGCACATCTGGGAGGGTGTCTCCAGCGCCACCACCCGCTCGCGGCCGATCATCAACACCCGCGACGAGCCGCACGCCGACGCCGAGAAGTACCGCCGGCTCCACGTCATCGTCGGCGACTCCAACATGTGCGAGTCCACCACCATGCTCAAGGTGGGCACTGCCTCGCTGGTGCTGGAGATGATCGAGGCCGGTGTCCCGTTCCGCGATTTCTCGCTGGACAACCCGATCCGGGCCATCCGTGAGGTCAGCCACGACCTGACCGGTCGCCGTCCGGTGCGGCTGGCCGGCGGCCGGCAGGCCAGCGCCCTGGACATCCAGCGCGAGTACTACAGCCGGGCCGTGGAGTACCTGCAGACGCGCGAGCCGAGCACCCAGATCGAGCAGGTGGTCGATCTGTGGGGCCGCCAGCTCGACGCGGTCGAGAGCCAGGATTTCGCGAAGGTCGACACCGAGATCGACTGGGTGATCAAGCGCAAGCTGTTCCAGCGCTACCAGGATCGCTACAACATGGAGCTGTCCGATCCGAAGATCAGCCAGCTCGACCTCGCCTACCACGACATCAAGCGCGGTCGTGGGGTGTTCGACCTGTTGCAGCGCAAAGGCTTGGCCTCCCGGATCACCACCGACGAGGAGATCGATGCCGCGGTCAACACCCCGCCGCAGACCACGCGGGCCAAGCTGCGCGGCGAGTTCATCAGTGCGGCACAGGAAGCCGGGCGGGACTTCACCGTGGACTGGGTGCATCTCAAGCTCAACGACCAGGCTCAGCGCACCGTGCTGTGCAAGGATCCGTTCCGATCGGTCGACGAGCGGGTCAAGCGCCTGATCGCCAGCATGTGAGCTTTAAGCTTTCATCTCGTGGCGGTATCCAAAGTCGAGCGGTTGATAAATCTTGTCATCGCGTTGTTGTCCAGCGATCGGTTCCTGCCGGCCGACAAGATCCGCAACAACGTCCAGGGCTATGAGGACAGTCCCACCGATGAGGCGTTCTCCCGGATGTTCGAGCGCGACAAGAACGAGCTGCGCGACCTGGGAATCCCGTTGGAGACCGGGCGGGTTTCCAAGTTCGACCCGACCGAGGGCTATCGCATCAACCGCGAGGAGTACGCGCTGCCCGCTGTCCAGTTGACGGGTGATGAGGTGGCGGCGGTCGCGGTGGCCACTCAGCTGTGGCAGTCGCCCGAGTTGATCACTGCGACGCAGGGGGCCCTGCTGAAGCTGCGTGCCGCGGGCGTGGACGTCGATGCCGACGGGGCCGGTGTGGCCATCGCCTCGACTGCGACGCTGCCCGGGCTGCGCGGCTCTGAAGAGGTGTTGCGCATCCTGTTGTCGGCGATCGATTCCGGGCATGCGGTGCGGTTCCGGCACCGCGCCTCGCGCAACGCCGAGCACACCAGCCGCAACGTCGAGCCCTGGGGCGTCGTCACCCATCGTGGCCGGTGGTATCTGGTCGGACACGATCGCGATCGC from Mycobacterium sp. DL440 includes the following:
- the prcB gene encoding proteasome subunit beta, which encodes MDLSSFSELLRRQAPELLPVNRIADSAINATNAVPHGTTIVAIKYPGGVLIAGDRRSTQGNMIAGRDVQKVYITDEYTATGIAGTAAIAVEFARLYAVELEHYEKVEGVPLTFRGKVNRLAIMVRGNLGAALQGFVALPLLVGFDVDAADSENAGRIVSFDAAGGWNIEEEGYQSVGSGSIFAKSSIKKLYSQAVDADSALKVAIEALYDAADDDSATGGPDLVRGIYPTAVTLGAGGAEEITEERIAELAREVIARRTRTGGEG
- a CDS encoding YafY family protein: MAVSKVERLINLVIALLSSDRFLPADKIRNNVQGYEDSPTDEAFSRMFERDKNELRDLGIPLETGRVSKFDPTEGYRINREEYALPAVQLTGDEVAAVAVATQLWQSPELITATQGALLKLRAAGVDVDADGAGVAIASTATLPGLRGSEEVLRILLSAIDSGHAVRFRHRASRNAEHTSRNVEPWGVVTHRGRWYLVGHDRDRDDTRTFRLSRIDPDVSTIGPAGAVAKPEEVNLRDIVARAVSELPTGEQARVWIAGGRATALRRQAIETVPRTLGGRAGEEITVDIGMLDRLAREIASYGVDAVALEPQSLRDDVVSRLRAQAERS
- a CDS encoding ubiquitin-like protein Pup is translated as MAQEQTKRGGGSGEDDDLPGASAAGQERREKLAEETDDLLDEIDDVLEENAEDFVRAYVQKGGQ
- the pafA gene encoding Pup--protein ligase, which produces MQRRIMGIETEFGVTCTFHGHRRLSPDEVARYLFRRVVSWGRSSNVFLRNGARLYLDVGSHPEYATAECDNLTQLVTHDRAGERVLEDLLIDAEQRLADEGIGGDIYLFKNNTDSAGNSYGCHENYLIVRAGEFSRISDVLLPFLVTRQLICGAGKVLQTPKAAAFCLSQRAEHIWEGVSSATTRSRPIINTRDEPHADAEKYRRLHVIVGDSNMCESTTMLKVGTASLVLEMIEAGVPFRDFSLDNPIRAIREVSHDLTGRRPVRLAGGRQASALDIQREYYSRAVEYLQTREPSTQIEQVVDLWGRQLDAVESQDFAKVDTEIDWVIKRKLFQRYQDRYNMELSDPKISQLDLAYHDIKRGRGVFDLLQRKGLASRITTDEEIDAAVNTPPQTTRAKLRGEFISAAQEAGRDFTVDWVHLKLNDQAQRTVLCKDPFRSVDERVKRLIASM
- the prcA gene encoding proteasome subunit alpha, with product MSFPYFISPEQAMRERSELARKGISRGRSVVALAYDSGVLFVAENPSRSLQKVSELYDRVGFAAVGRFNEFDNLRRGGIQFADTRGYAYDRRDVTGRQLANVYAQTLGTIFTEQAKPYEVELCVAEVAHFGETKAPELYRITYDGSIADEPHFVVMGGTTEPIIAALGESYTENADLAAAVKIAVEALGASGNGSEARTLGPSTLEVAVLDATRPRRCFRRITGAALEALLPEAVSDKPADEESSAKPKKSAK